In Isosphaera pallida ATCC 43644, the sequence CCACGCCTTGACCGTTGGAACGAACCAGCGCCGGACGATCGCTCGAAAGTGGGAAGGTCATCGGGTCGCTGAAGACCACCTCGATGGCCTGAAGAGTTGGGAACGGCAGGGTCCGGTTCAGACCCAGAATCGAAATCGATCGGCCATTCCAACGTGCACGGACATCAAGAATCTTGGGATGGATGGTCAACTCGCCGTCTTGGGTCAAAAGCTCGTAATTGGCCGCGACCACGCCCGAGACATCCACCGCGATTGCGTAGCGTCCGATCGGGCTGGAGGAGGTCGCCGAGGTGGTAGCGATCGCCTGGCCGACCAGCACTGAGGGGTCCTCGCCGTTGACGAAGCCCTCGAACCCGATCACACCGGGTTGGTTCAGCGCGGTGGCGGGATCGTCGAAACGTTCAATTGCCACCGGGTTGGCCCTCACGATCAACGGCGCTTTGGCGACCACGATCTCTAGAACCGGCGTCTCCAGCATCAGAGGGGTTGGCCCCTCGAAAGTCTCGCCCGAATCCAGCGGAACCACGGTGATCTGACGCACGCCCGCCGCCAGACCATTCAACGCCGGACTGACCGCCTGGCCATCCTTCACCGGAACCGGCGCGCCGATCTCGACCCCATCGACCACGAATTGCACTCGGTCGATCGCGCCCGCGCTGCCATTCTCAGGCAGCTTGGCTGTCACGGTCCACGCCTCGCCGTAGGTCGGGGTCGGCACGCTGGGGATCAGTTCGATCTCGCTGGGCTGTGGGATTGGGACTACCGCAGCCGGAATGACCAAGCCCGCTCCTACCGTCAGCAGTTGACGGGTCTCGAATGACTCCAGACTTGGACAAACCGTTCGCACGACGCGACGACCGCCGGTTTGTTCTCCCCGTTTCGAACGGCGCAGAGTAGACTTGGGGTTCCGTTGGTCCACGGTCTCAGCCATGAGAAACATTCCTCCTTGTTCCCGAAGGCACTCGATCCCGTTCCTAAACTGAACCCAAGTGCCGGCGCGAGACGAAACGGCACACAATTGACGCGCGAACAGATCATCCCACATGCTGGGACCCGCTTCGTCCTGGTCAAGACGATTGGTTCGCCTGGTCGAGAGTTGGCGGTGAGCATGACACAATCTCATTGTTGACGCAAGACCAAGCGAGCCGTGCCCGGCGTGGGACGCTTGAATCCTTCCCGATCGGGTCGCGCGACGGATTTGGCCAGCCTCGTTCGTCTCTGTTTTCTTCGACCATCACTTCCGTAATCTGAAACCCATTTGCTCATCTCCGGTTGCTCCTTTGAACCCCGATGGCGTTGGGGGGGGGAAGTCGTTTGCCGCCGCTTGGGAGTTTCGAGGCCGCTACGGCCTTTCTAAGATGAGCGTGGGAGGACCGATAGCATGGGTGGACTGAGTGGGTCACGGACATACCAACTGGCGATCGCCGGCGCGTTGGGGGCGATCGTGGGGTTGTATTTGACGGTCGAACTGGTCAAGGTTCAGGGGTTGTGGGCGCGGGACGCCCTGGCTGGGATGTTTCTGGGGGGAATGATCGGCTTCTTCCTCAACGCCGCCGAACCATGGCGCGACGGGGCCTGGCTCAAGCTAGCCCGCGAGGGCACCGCTGGCACCTTGGCCGGCGCGATCGGTGGAGCGATCGGGTTGTTGATCGGTGAATTCGTCCTGGGCGGTTTTCAGGGAGGCTTGATGGGCCGTTCGGTCTCGTGGGCGATTTTGGGGCTGGGCATCGGAGTTTCACAGGGCCTAGCGCATCGTTCTTGGCAGCGTCTCCGCCTGGGATTGATCGGTGGCGGCCTGGGCGGTCTGGGGGGGGGGTTCCTATTCGAGTTGATTCGTGAGAGTTTGGGGCCGGAGCGTTATTCCATTAGCCAAGGTTTGGGAATCGTCATTTTGGGAGCTGGTCTGGGTTTGAGCCTGGCTTTGGTGGAACAGGCGTTGCGACGCGCCTGGCTAGTGGTTCTCAATGGTCGTCAAGAAGGTCGGATTTTCCTTCTAGGCCGTTCGGTCAGCCGCATCGGGCTGGACGAGCGGGCCGAGATCGGTCTCTTCGGCGATCCTGGGGTGAGCCGTCGTCACGGCGAACTTCGCGCCCAGGGCGACTCGTTCCAGTTCGTGCCGCTCGATCCCGCCAAGCCCACCGCGATCAACGGCCAACCCCTCGACGGCCCCCGCCTTCTGCGCGATGGCGACCGCCTGGAGTTGGGCCGCACGCTACTGGTGTTTCGGTTGCGAAATTGAGAGTGTGGGGAGTGGGGAGTTCGGAGGGGAGAATGAGAATTGGGAATGATATGAGAATGTGTGTTTTAGGAAGGAAAGGGTGAGAATTGGGAAGAGTGGGTCAAAGGTTGAAGGCAAGACGCGCTGCTTTGCCGACCCCGTTGGACTCGGTCAAGAAATGCAACCAAACGCGATCACGGGATCGTTGGGAGCATCTGGCATCCCCTCAACACCTTCCCAGAGTTGCACTTCTGAGCTTGAGGAAGGACCCCGTTGGACTCGGTCAAGAAATGCAACCAAACGCGATCACGGGATCGTTGGGAGCATCTGGCATCCCCTCAACACCTTCCCAGAGTTGCACTTCTGAGCTTGAGGAAGGACCCCGTTGGACTCGGGGAAGCAGCGCGTCTGGCCTTCAACCTTCGACCCACTCTTCCCAATTCTCACCCTTTCCTTCTCAAACCCTACATTTTCCCCTCCGAACTCCCCACTTTCACCGGCTCCGCCACCAGACGGCCGGCTCCAGACCGAGTCGCTCGGCGAGGGGGGCGATCTGGTCACGGAAGCGGCGGGCGTCGAGCGGGTAGCCAGCGGTGGGACGAAGGGTGGGAAGATGAGCGATCCAGAAGGCGTTGAAGCGATCCATCCACCCTTCGCGCAACGACTTGGCCACCACCGAGGCCAACGCCACCGCCGCGTCGTCGCGGTCGGCTTTGGCGCGGAAGGAAATGACCAAACGGCGGGGGGATTTGCTGGCCAAACCCAGCGCGTCGGTCGCGGTGAGGCGATAAGAACGGGCGTCGGGTGATTCCTCGATCACTTCGACTCGACAAAACGCGCCGAAGGCGTCAGTGAGCGGCTTGAGATAGTAGCGGCGGCCGCCGTGGAGGTCGCATTGCGCAATAGTCAGGTCGGCGGGAGAGTCGTTCCAAACCTGTGTGAGTAAATTCATAAATAAACGACAATGCACATCAGCCTTGGTTTGGGGTGGGAGCGTGTCGCGTTTGAGCCGATGGGATGAGGAGAAGGAGGCGGCGTGTTCCCGCGGCGACTCCAACGGCGCGTGGAGCCAGGCTTCGAAGCGTCGGGGACCGAGCAAGGCGGCGCGAGGGGGACGGACTTGCCAGCGTCCGGGGTGATCGAGGGGCGAGACACCGTTGCGCTGCGCCTTCCAGAACGGATTGGTCAGGGGCGAACGGGCCGAAGATAATGCAGAGGGGGGGGCTGGGGTTGTGGTGGAGGTTTCGGGGACGTGCCAGTTCCAAAGGTCCAATTCGTTGAGGACCAGGTCGGTTAAGCCAACGGCGGCCAGCTGATCCTCCAGGACAAGGCTGGGCTGCGACCAGGCGGCCGAGTCGGTCAAAAGAGTCAACAACGCGGCGTCAAGCCGGTCGCGGCCGCGTCGAGTGGAGTAAAGTGATTTGGAGTCGTCGATCCACAGCGCGTGCTCGGGGCCGCCTGCCCGCGTCACTCGGCCAGCCGAGGCAGACCAGAGATTAAACGGTGGTGGAGTCGAGCGACCGTCCCAACCCTGGGCGTGGGCATAGTCGGCGGCGAAATCGAAGATTGCCGCAGCCATCGTCAGCGGTCCCAGGTTGGGACCATAACCCGCTTCATCGATGCCGACGTAACGGACGAATGGTTGGGCGTCCCACTCGGGTCGGGAACGTCCCGGTGGAGCGCTGTTCGCGTTGGGACGTGGCGTGGTGGGATTCATTCGCTCGGACCATTTGGCGGACGTTTGGAGCGTGAACGTCCCGTTGTCGAGAGACGACCGACGATGTCAACCAGCGTCGATAACGGGTTGGGCCAGATCATTGGAGCCGCGCCACAGGTCGTCGGGCTGACCGGTCTCAAGTTCGCTGGCGAGCGAAGCGTAATCCTCGGCGCCCCGGCTGTTGGCGGCGTACTGGAAGATCGACTGGCCGAAGCTAGGGCTTTCGGCCAAGCGGATGTTGCGGCGGATGCGGGTCTGGAACAATTTGGCGTCGGCCCAGGCGGAGTTGGGTTGGCGTTTGGCCTGGAAGAAGGTTTCCAGGTCGTCGATGACCTCCGAGGAAAGCCGGGTGCCCGACTCGTACATGCACAGCACCACGCCCAAAATGGTCAGCTCTTTGTTGACCCGTTTGCGCACGAGGCCGACGGTCTCCAGCAGCTTGGAAAGGCCGTGGAGGGCCAGAAAGTGAGCTTGAAGCGGAATCAGCACCTCGCGCACCGCGCACAGCGCGTTGAGCGACAACACGCCGAGCGAGGGCGGGCAGTCGATGAGCAGATAATCATGGCGCGCCAAGGCCTCAGCCTCGGCGGCAATCGCGTCGTGCAAGATGACCTCGCGGCCCACCGAGCCGATCAGTTCGACCTCGGCGGCGGCGAGGTCGATGTGGCCGCCGCACATCCAAAGGTTAGGGGCTACCTCGCGCTGGACCTGGGTGATCGGCGTGTTTTGGGTAAGGATGTCGTACATCGTCGGCCCGGAACGCCCTGGGGTCAGGCCGAGGTGGAGGGTGGCGTGGGCTTGGGGGTCCAGGTCCATGACCAGGCAGGATCGGCCCCGAGCGGCCAACGCGGCGGCGAGGTTCACCGTCGTGGTCGTCTTGCCGACGCCCCCCTTCTGGTTCAACACCGCGATTCGACGCATCGACCGAACCTCCCCCGTCGCCGACCTTGAACCGGAACGCCGTCTCGTCCCCCTTTCGACCAGACCCGATCCGGTTTCCTCCTCCACCCTTCCTCCACCCTAGCTACGCGATGGGTGGACGAGCAACCCGATTGCATACCGCCTTGGCCGCGTCCTGGCGGGGGATCCGCCGCTAACCCAAATGATCGGGACCCCGCGACGCGGATGGACCCGGCGGACGGGAAGGAGAAGGAAGCCAAACCATCAGGTGGTCGGATCGAATCGGGTCGCAACGCGCCGCCTTGCATTATGGCATTCTTGACATAGTTTGACCGCGCCAGCATCGTCGCGCGCGCTTCGACGCCGATCTGGAATCGCTTGGTTGAGCGGTTCCAGTGGTTGCGTCGATCATATCGAATCGCGCGGAACGCCGGGGGAGGCAGCGCGGCGAATCATTGCCGGGTCCGCGGCGCATAGGTGCGGCCGATTGCGTCGGCGATTGCCTTGCGGACCACCAGCGGCTCGAAACTGCCGGTCTTGCGATATAGCACCACGCCGTTGGGATCAATTAGCACCGTGTGGGAGATCGGTCCAGCCCATTCGGGATCTAGCGCCTCGGCCAAGGCGTCGGGCCCGCCTTTGAAGATCAGGTTGCGGGCCGAAAGGTGGACCCGATCGAGGGTCTCGCGCGCCTTGGCCCGATCATCGGGGCCGTCCAGGCTGATGGTAACCAGCTCGAAGTTGCGGTTGCGGTACATTCGGTGGATCGTGGTCAACTCGGGCAGTTCGGCCACGCAGGGACCGCACCAGGTCGCCCAGACGTTGACCAGACGGAATCGGCCGTCGTCCGACTGTCTCAGACCGCGGATCGTTTCCACGTCGGCCTCGGCGAGTTCAACCGATTCGGCGTCCCAACGCTTCAGCGATTCACGAGCCGATTCCCGCTTGTCGGACCACTTGGTGGAGCAACCGAAAACCCGGGTCGTGGCTGGTTCGGGCACACGGCCAGCTAAAACCGCCTCAATCGCGTTTTCCAGGTCTTTGCGGGTGGGCGGGCCGGTCTCGTTGTCGTCAATCCGACCTTGATAACGCAGCCTTCGCTGGGCATCAAACAGGAAAACGTGAGGTGTGGCCAACGCGCCGTAAGCTTTGGAGACCGCTTGGGTTTGACCATCGTAGAGATAAGGAAACGGGAATGGTTTGTTTTGAACACGGATCTTCATCTCTTCGAAAGAATCGCCAACATCGGTGTAGCCCAGTTCGTCCAGACGGACAGCCAGGGGGTCGTTGGGCGAGATCGCTACGAAAGCGACGCCTTGGGGGGCGAAACGTTGAGCCAGGTCGATGAGTCGATCCTCGTAAGCCTGGGCGGTGGGGCAGTGGTTGCAGGTGAAGACGACCACCAGAACGCGGGCATCGGCGAAATCGGCGAGACGGTGGTTGCGGTTGTCCACGCCGGGCAGATCGAAGTCGGGGGCCGGAGCGCCGATGGCCAGCGGCTTGATCTCGTCGGCGAGGTCGGTGGCGTTCGCCCTAGTTCGTTCCGACCCGTCCGCCGCGAGCCACGCGGCGGCCACCACGACGAACCACATTGGCATCGACCGGCGGCGGGGAGAGTTGAGCATCCTCATGGAACGGGCCTCGCGGCTTGAGGGAACGATCGATAGGGAGCCGAGCAAAAGGAGCTGAGATCGCGCTGAAGCAAAGTCGGGGGACCAACGCCGACGCGAGATCGGGTCGTTGGGTTTGCGAGGTCGCGCGGGGGAAAACCTCTAGGCAGGTCCGTTTGTCCGCTGCGTGACGCCTCTCCCTCTCAGGATGGATATGGGTTGCGGGTGGCGTCGCTGCGCCGACGCGCGGGCTCTTCCCCCGAGGCGGGACGCTCGTTAAGATTGGTGTAATGACCCCCTGCCTTCAACCCCTCCCTCCAATCCTCCCACCGTTTGTTCACCCAAAAGAGGTCTGGTTCGCTCCCGCTCTCCACCTCACGCTCGTCGTGCCGATGGTTTGGTTTGGTTTCGACAACCGCGCGAACCTACCCTCAAGACAAGGTCCTCTCCGGGGAGTCCAAGCATGGTTCGTCTGTGGAGGTCGTTCGCCGGACTCTCAGCCCTGTTGTGGTTGGTGGGCGTCGCGCCGACGGGCGTGGCGAGTCCCACGTCCGATCCAACCGCTGACCCGCATCACCAGGTTCAGGCTCCTCCTTCCTCTCTTAAGGTGCTGTTCCTAGGTGACGACGGACCGCACCAACCCGCCGACAAGTTCCGACGGATCGCGCCGCTCTGGAAGCAACGCGGCATCCACGCCGATTACGTAGACACCGCCGACGCCCTCCACCCCGAGACCCTCGCCCGTTATGACGTGCTGGCGATCTACTCGAATCTCACCCACATCGAACCAGATCAGGAGGCCGCCCTGCTCGACTTTGTCGCCCAGGGCAAGGGTCTTTTGGCGATCCACTGCGCGTCGTTTTGCTTCCACAACTCCGACGCTTACATCCGGCTGGTCGGCGCGCAGTTCCAACGCCACGGCTTGGATTACTTCGGCACTGAACTGCGTCATGACCACGACCCTGCTGCCCCCGCCCAAGGCGATCACGACCACGGACCCGCGCCCAAGCCTGAATTCGAACTCGAATTTCAATGGCTGACCCGTGGTTTCCACGGGTTCAAATCGTGGGATGAAACCTATGTGCATCATCGCCACGACGAAGCCAATCGGGTGGTCGTAGAGTGGCGGGCCGATGACACGGTGCCGGGCGGTCGTGAACCTTGGAGTTGGATCAAACGTCACGGCAAGGGTCGGGTCTTCTACACCGCCTGGGGCCACGACGAACGGACCTGGAGCCATCCCGGCTTCCACGCCTGGCTCGAGCGCGGCTTGCTTTGGGCCGCCGGTCGGGAGGAGGCACTGAGGGATTTGCCGGCTTACGCCGACTCGCCCACGATGATCGATCCCGCGACCCTCCCAGCGGTCCAGTTGGCCCGAATTCCCGCCAAGGTGCCATTTTATCCCCCCGGACGCCAATGGGGCGTGACCGCCGAGCCGTTCAACTCGATGCAAGCCCCCCTCCGCGCCGAGGAGTCACGCCAGCGTTTGGTCCACCCCGCCGACCTCACGCCGGAATTGTTCGCATCCGACCCGCTCATCACCGGCAAGCCGATTTGGTTGACTTGGGATATCCGAGGACGCGCTTGGATCGCCGAAACCATCGACTACCCCAACGAACGCAACCCGAATGGTCCCGGCCGCGACCGTGTCGTGATTCTCGAAGACACCAACGGCGACGGCGTGGCTGACCGCCGCCGCGTCTTCGCCGAGGGGCTCAGTATCCCCACCAGCTTCGTCTTCCACCGCGACGGGATTGTGGTGGTTCAAGCCCCTCAGACCCTCTGGCTCCGCGACACCGACGGCGACGACGTGGCCGACCGCCGCGACGTCCTCTTCGAGGGCTGGTCGCCAGCTGACACCCACGCTGGTCCCAACAACCTGCGCCGTGGTCTGGATGGCTGGATTTATGGCATGATGGGTTACGCCGGGTTCCAGGGGGTCGTCGGTGGCGAACGCTACGATGTGCGTACCGGCTTTTTCCGCTACCACCCCGACCTCAACCGCTTCGAATTCCTGCGCAACACCACCAACAACTCCTGGGGCGTCGGCTTCAGCGAGGAAGGGATTCTATTTGGCTCGACCGCCAACGGCAACCCGTCGGAATATCTTCCGATCCCCAACCGCTACTATGAACGGGTGCGCGGTTGGTCCTCGACTGTGCTACAAGGCATCGGCGGCAATGCACCGATGTTCCCGATCACCGACCAGGTGCGTCAGGTCGATCACCACGGCCACTTCACCGCCGCGGCCGGTCACGCGCTGTACACCGCGCGTCGTTACGATCCACGCTACTGGAACCGGACTGCCTTCGTCACCGAGGGGACCGGCCACTTAGTCGCCACCTTCGAGATCGATCCCGACGGCGCGGGGTTCCACGCCCGCAACGCCTTCAACCTGCTGGCCTCCGATGACGAATGGACCGCGCCGGTGATCGCCGAAGTCGGTCCCGACGGTTGCGTTTGGGTCGTCGATTGGTACAACTACATCTTTCAGCACAACCCGACCCCCGCCGGTTATGAGACCGGGCCGGGCAACGCCTACGAAACCGAGCTGCGCGACAAAACCCGGGGCCGCATTTATCGACTGGTCCCCACCCCCGAGACCGACCGCCAGCCCCAACCCGTCGCGCCTGACCTGACCGGAGCCGATCCGGCTCGATGGGTCGCCGCGTTGACGCACGACAACCTATTTTGGCGAACCCATGCCCAACGCTTGCTGGCCGAACGAGGCCAAACCGACGTGGTCCCCCGCCTAGTGGCTTTGACCAACGACCGCACGACCGACGC encodes:
- a CDS encoding redoxin family protein; the encoded protein is MRMLNSPRRRSMPMWFVVVAAAWLAADGSERTRANATDLADEIKPLAIGAPAPDFDLPGVDNRNHRLADFADARVLVVVFTCNHCPTAQAYEDRLIDLAQRFAPQGVAFVAISPNDPLAVRLDELGYTDVGDSFEEMKIRVQNKPFPFPYLYDGQTQAVSKAYGALATPHVFLFDAQRRLRYQGRIDDNETGPPTRKDLENAIEAVLAGRVPEPATTRVFGCSTKWSDKRESARESLKRWDAESVELAEADVETIRGLRQSDDGRFRLVNVWATWCGPCVAELPELTTIHRMYRNRNFELVTISLDGPDDRAKARETLDRVHLSARNLIFKGGPDALAEALDPEWAGPISHTVLIDPNGVVLYRKTGSFEPLVVRKAIADAIGRTYAPRTRQ
- a CDS encoding ParA family protein translates to MRRIAVLNQKGGVGKTTTTVNLAAALAARGRSCLVMDLDPQAHATLHLGLTPGRSGPTMYDILTQNTPITQVQREVAPNLWMCGGHIDLAAAEVELIGSVGREVILHDAIAAEAEALARHDYLLIDCPPSLGVLSLNALCAVREVLIPLQAHFLALHGLSKLLETVGLVRKRVNKELTILGVVLCMYESGTRLSSEVIDDLETFFQAKRQPNSAWADAKLFQTRIRRNIRLAESPSFGQSIFQYAANSRGAEDYASLASELETGQPDDLWRGSNDLAQPVIDAG
- a CDS encoding FHA domain-containing protein, whose translation is MGGLSGSRTYQLAIAGALGAIVGLYLTVELVKVQGLWARDALAGMFLGGMIGFFLNAAEPWRDGAWLKLAREGTAGTLAGAIGGAIGLLIGEFVLGGFQGGLMGRSVSWAILGLGIGVSQGLAHRSWQRLRLGLIGGGLGGLGGGFLFELIRESLGPERYSISQGLGIVILGAGLGLSLALVEQALRRAWLVVLNGRQEGRIFLLGRSVSRIGLDERAEIGLFGDPGVSRRHGELRAQGDSFQFVPLDPAKPTAINGQPLDGPRLLRDGDRLELGRTLLVFRLRN
- a CDS encoding PVC-type heme-binding CxxCH protein; translation: MVRLWRSFAGLSALLWLVGVAPTGVASPTSDPTADPHHQVQAPPSSLKVLFLGDDGPHQPADKFRRIAPLWKQRGIHADYVDTADALHPETLARYDVLAIYSNLTHIEPDQEAALLDFVAQGKGLLAIHCASFCFHNSDAYIRLVGAQFQRHGLDYFGTELRHDHDPAAPAQGDHDHGPAPKPEFELEFQWLTRGFHGFKSWDETYVHHRHDEANRVVVEWRADDTVPGGREPWSWIKRHGKGRVFYTAWGHDERTWSHPGFHAWLERGLLWAAGREEALRDLPAYADSPTMIDPATLPAVQLARIPAKVPFYPPGRQWGVTAEPFNSMQAPLRAEESRQRLVHPADLTPELFASDPLITGKPIWLTWDIRGRAWIAETIDYPNERNPNGPGRDRVVILEDTNGDGVADRRRVFAEGLSIPTSFVFHRDGIVVVQAPQTLWLRDTDGDDVADRRDVLFEGWSPADTHAGPNNLRRGLDGWIYGMMGYAGFQGVVGGERYDVRTGFFRYHPDLNRFEFLRNTTNNSWGVGFSEEGILFGSTANGNPSEYLPIPNRYYERVRGWSSTVLQGIGGNAPMFPITDQVRQVDHHGHFTAAAGHALYTARRYDPRYWNRTAFVTEGTGHLVATFEIDPDGAGFHARNAFNLLASDDEWTAPVIAEVGPDGCVWVVDWYNYIFQHNPTPAGYETGPGNAYETELRDKTRGRIYRLVPTPETDRQPQPVAPDLTGADPARWVAALTHDNLFWRTHAQRLLAERGQTDVVPRLVALTNDRTTDAIGLNVGAIHALWTLHELGALADPNGPAFQAAVGALSHPSAGVRRNAALVLAAQPAPPSGDDPVTSALLSAKLIEDESAQVRLAALLALADRPASISAGRALAAIADRPENALDRWIPDALTAAAAIHAQGFLPALIDARAVTAQDHSNGPTATPATLVRNARQRSGDVAAIVAGHLARNADLATLETMLPSLTRAQPDLVDRLIGAFAEGWPQPRGNAPANLKLSPEAEAALLSLFDRVAPASKGRLALLARNLGSERVETKLNEAAAELLATFRDEEASETARAEAVARLIEFRGHDDATLRQIVETLGARTPPDLLRDTFRALASAEAPGLGVAVIERLPALPPSARQAAFQTLIARASSSAALLDALEAGNLAPSDLALDQRVALTNHPDPTLARRARSLLERAGGLPSADRQHVIEEWLDLTRQVGDANHGKAVFAQHCLKCHRHSALPGGEGIGPDLTGMAAHPKSELLVHILDPSRDVEGNFKVYTVVTDDGLVLSGLLASETKTSLELIDADGRKHLIERAQVEELRASEKSLMPEGFESQMSRSDLNDLLEFLTLKGRYVPLPLDKVATVTSVKGMFYNEEARSETLDFGDWSPKTIDEVPFVLVDPQGGARANVVLLHSPNGAIPPRMPRVVRLPYDGPARAIHLLGGVGGWAHPYGREGAASLIVRLVYRDGQTEDHPLRNGVHLADYIRRVDVPGSRHAFDLKGRQVRFLSIKPARPDQPLAAIEFRKGRDEVAPLVLAVTVETP
- a CDS encoding dockerin type I domain-containing protein, with protein sequence MAETVDQRNPKSTLRRSKRGEQTGGRRVVRTVCPSLESFETRQLLTVGAGLVIPAAVVPIPQPSEIELIPSVPTPTYGEAWTVTAKLPENGSAGAIDRVQFVVDGVEIGAPVPVKDGQAVSPALNGLAAGVRQITVVPLDSGETFEGPTPLMLETPVLEIVVAKAPLIVRANPVAIERFDDPATALNQPGVIGFEGFVNGEDPSVLVGQAIATTSATSSSPIGRYAIAVDVSGVVAANYELLTQDGELTIHPKILDVRARWNGRSISILGLNRTLPFPTLQAIEVVFSDPMTFPLSSDRPALVRSNGQGVGSLNFNPAGTVAIFSFAKAPQAERLTLRVGPGLPSKTDASLTLLRGFNQNVTILAGDVNGDGVVTAADIARIRNLIALGGSDPFADLNGDNAVTTTDMGLIQRRIGTRLPV